Proteins encoded within one genomic window of Nitrospinota bacterium:
- a CDS encoding methyl-accepting chemotaxis protein → MSIIDQFKTLRAYYVKSVINKVKGNNTGLKISYDHKTMPDAIPLPATLIHDMSELLSEKGDDKIKLKLYSEYPFPNRANRKLDGFGQEALAFFKTNPDQPFVKQENLGGQEVVRVAVADKLVAEACVNCHNTRADTPKNDWKLNDVRGVLEVISPIDAQLAANSSMVNSVIGITAFCLILVGLMVAGVWMFMRSMKRSETETAKIVSMMENTPQGTMFADKDWKVQYLNAESKIIMKKLEKYLPVDAEGIIGKSIDIFHKNPDHQRRIVSDPKNLPVKTLIDVGPEKVDLAVSAVYDQNHDYLGPMVSWEIVTEKIEADNRMSRVAGMVENNPGNMMYADKDLNLQYVNPAGTKVLSGLSQHLSAPVKDLVGKSIDIFHKNPANVRKILSDPKNLPHQATIQVGPELFDLLISGIYDKDQNYLGPMVTWEVITEKVANEKKTQEMVEQDQKQTQELREKVDSILGVVSQASQGDLTQEILVKGEDAIGRMGEGLSGFFKNLRNNISEIANMAQTLGSSSEELTSVSQTMAGNAEETSAQANVVSAASEQITRNVQTVATGADEMSASIKEIAQNANEAARVAKSAVSVAETTNATIAKLGASSAEVGQVIKVITSIAEQTNLLALNATIEAARAGEAGKGFAVVANEVKELANQTAKATEDISRKIQAIQQDTKSSVDAIGEITQIINQINDISNTIASAVEEQTATTAEIGRNVDETAKGSAEISENISGVARAAQETSTGVGQTQEAATELSRMAVSLQKLVSQFKY, encoded by the coding sequence TTGTCAATCATTGATCAGTTCAAAACTCTGAGAGCCTATTACGTTAAAAGCGTCATCAATAAGGTAAAAGGCAATAATACGGGTTTGAAGATCTCCTACGATCATAAAACCATGCCGGATGCGATTCCTCTGCCGGCAACCTTGATCCATGATATGAGCGAGTTGTTGAGCGAAAAGGGCGATGACAAAATCAAATTAAAACTTTATAGCGAATACCCATTTCCAAACCGTGCAAACAGGAAACTGGACGGTTTTGGTCAGGAAGCGCTGGCTTTTTTTAAAACCAATCCCGACCAACCCTTTGTGAAACAGGAAAACCTGGGTGGTCAGGAGGTTGTGCGTGTGGCGGTGGCGGATAAACTGGTTGCCGAGGCCTGTGTCAATTGCCACAATACCCGTGCCGATACCCCGAAAAATGACTGGAAACTCAATGACGTGCGAGGCGTTCTTGAAGTCATATCTCCTATCGATGCGCAACTGGCGGCAAACAGTTCCATGGTGAACAGTGTTATCGGAATCACGGCATTCTGTTTGATTCTGGTGGGTTTGATGGTTGCTGGAGTCTGGATGTTCATGCGTTCGATGAAAAGATCAGAAACTGAAACCGCTAAGATCGTTTCGATGATGGAAAATACGCCGCAAGGGACCATGTTTGCTGACAAGGATTGGAAGGTTCAATACCTGAACGCAGAATCCAAAATAATTATGAAAAAGCTTGAGAAGTACCTGCCGGTGGATGCTGAAGGTATCATCGGAAAATCTATCGATATCTTTCACAAAAATCCGGATCATCAGCGCAGAATTGTATCTGATCCGAAGAACTTACCCGTCAAGACATTGATTGATGTGGGGCCGGAAAAGGTAGATCTTGCCGTTAGCGCTGTCTACGATCAGAATCATGATTATCTTGGGCCAATGGTTTCCTGGGAAATCGTGACGGAGAAAATAGAAGCAGATAACCGAATGTCCCGTGTCGCTGGCATGGTGGAAAACAATCCAGGCAACATGATGTACGCAGATAAGGATCTTAACCTGCAATATGTGAATCCAGCGGGAACCAAAGTCCTTTCCGGGCTGAGCCAGCATCTTTCTGCCCCGGTGAAAGATCTGGTTGGGAAATCCATCGATATTTTTCACAAGAACCCGGCGAATGTACGCAAGATCCTTTCCGACCCGAAAAATCTGCCGCATCAGGCAACAATTCAGGTAGGACCGGAATTGTTTGATTTGTTGATCTCCGGAATTTATGACAAGGATCAAAATTATCTGGGACCGATGGTGACGTGGGAAGTTATAACGGAAAAGGTCGCCAATGAGAAAAAAACTCAGGAAATGGTAGAGCAAGATCAGAAACAGACCCAGGAATTGCGTGAGAAGGTCGACAGCATTCTTGGGGTTGTGAGCCAGGCTTCCCAGGGTGACTTGACCCAGGAGATCTTGGTTAAGGGAGAGGATGCTATCGGTCGGATGGGAGAAGGGTTGTCCGGGTTCTTCAAGAACCTGCGAAACAATATCTCCGAGATTGCGAATATGGCGCAGACGCTGGGCAGTTCTTCAGAAGAATTGACCTCGGTAAGCCAGACCATGGCTGGAAATGCGGAAGAAACGTCCGCCCAGGCCAATGTGGTGTCCGCGGCATCCGAGCAGATCACCAGAAACGTGCAAACGGTGGCAACCGGGGCGGATGAAATGAGCGCCAGTATCAAGGAGATTGCCCAGAACGCCAACGAAGCGGCCCGAGTGGCAAAATCCGCTGTTAGCGTGGCGGAAACCACCAATGCGACTATCGCTAAACTGGGTGCTAGCAGCGCAGAGGTCGGGCAGGTGATCAAGGTCATCACCTCCATTGCGGAGCAGACCAACCTTCTGGCGCTGAACGCCACCATCGAGGCGGCTCGTGCCGGCGAGGCGGGAAAAGGGTTTGCCGTTGTGGCCAATGAGGTCAAGGAACTGGCGAACCAAACCGCCAAAGCCACGGAGGATATCAGTCGAAAAATCCAGGCCATTCAGCAGGATACCAAAAGTTCCGTCGATGCGATTGGTGAAATCACTCAAATCATCAATCAGATCAACGATATTTCCAACACCATCGCCAGTGCCGTGGAAGAGCAGACGGCGACGACAGCGGAAATTGGCCGTAACGTCGATGAGACTGCCAAAGGGAGTGCGGAAATCTCTGAGAATATTTCCGGGGTGGCCAGGGCCGCTCAGGAAACTTCCACTGGAGTGGGTCAAACTCAGGAAGCGGCCACTGAGCTCTCGCGGATGGCTGTGAGTTTGCAGAAGCTGGTCAGTCAGTTTAAATACTGA
- the folK gene encoding 2-amino-4-hydroxy-6-hydroxymethyldihydropteridine diphosphokinase produces the protein MKNIAYIGMGSNLGSRLENCLQATTRLAEHPAIHVIARSSFYETEPVGKTDQGWFFNAVVQISTELKPEALLQSLLAIEAAMGRIRNEKWGPRIIDLDLLLYEDRILKTPRLKVPHPEMTQRRFVLSPLCELAPDTIHPISKKTIQQLLSELPEENKVFKIHSAT, from the coding sequence ATGAAAAACATCGCGTATATAGGGATGGGGTCCAATCTGGGTTCGCGTTTGGAAAATTGCCTGCAAGCCACGACCCGGCTTGCAGAGCATCCAGCCATTCATGTCATTGCCCGTTCTTCATTTTACGAAACAGAGCCCGTCGGAAAGACAGACCAAGGGTGGTTTTTCAATGCTGTGGTCCAGATAAGCACAGAACTGAAACCTGAGGCTCTGCTACAATCGTTATTGGCCATTGAAGCGGCGATGGGCAGAATCCGCAATGAAAAATGGGGACCGCGAATCATTGATCTGGATCTTTTGCTGTATGAAGACCGGATTTTAAAGACCCCTCGGTTGAAAGTCCCCCACCCCGAAATGACGCAAAGGCGTTTTGTGCTGTCGCCTTTATGTGAACTGGCTCCTGATACGATTCATCCCATCTCAAAAAAAACAATTCAACAACTTTTATCCGAGTTGCCGGAGGAAAACAAAGTTTTTAAAATTCACTCCGCAACCTGA
- a CDS encoding site-specific integrase, with amino-acid sequence MAAIQKRTTATGKVRYRAIVRIKGHPSQFATFHKKSDAVLWAQQREAGLKLGKTFTDVLPNNHTLSNLIDKYILEVLPQKKDQCPLKQLRWWNREMGNLPLDQITPAMIVECRTKLAQGKTHYGTKRLPSTVNRYLAILSHAFTVAWKEWQWTDRNPVMQIRKLKEPRGRVRFLDDEERARLLEACRESRSPHLFTIVVLALSTGMRKGEILGLMRKDVDLRGKRIVIQETKNGERRVVPLVGPAMELVRRIVERGFQESDSFIFHHFGQPDKSICIRTAWVNAVKRAEVEDFTFHDLRHSAASYLVSRAVSHLV; translated from the coding sequence TTGGCTGCAATACAGAAGCGCACGACAGCAACCGGCAAGGTTCGCTACAGAGCCATTGTCAGGATCAAAGGTCACCCTTCCCAGTTCGCTACTTTCCACAAGAAATCTGATGCAGTCCTATGGGCACAGCAGAGGGAAGCCGGGCTCAAGTTAGGTAAGACTTTCACAGACGTCCTTCCTAACAATCACACACTCTCCAACCTCATTGATAAATACATTCTAGAAGTTCTTCCCCAGAAAAAGGATCAATGTCCGTTAAAGCAACTCAGGTGGTGGAACAGGGAGATGGGGAATCTGCCCCTAGATCAAATTACACCCGCTATGATTGTTGAGTGCCGAACCAAGCTGGCCCAAGGGAAGACACATTATGGAACCAAACGACTCCCATCAACGGTCAACCGATACCTAGCAATACTTAGTCATGCATTTACTGTCGCTTGGAAAGAGTGGCAGTGGACAGACCGAAATCCCGTGATGCAAATAAGGAAGCTTAAGGAACCGAGAGGGCGTGTGAGGTTTCTGGATGATGAGGAAAGAGCGCGACTGCTGGAGGCTTGCAGAGAGAGCCGAAGTCCCCACCTCTTCACCATAGTGGTTCTTGCGTTGTCGACAGGGATGAGAAAAGGGGAGATACTGGGGCTTATGCGAAAAGATGTCGACCTTAGGGGGAAAAGGATCGTTATACAAGAGACCAAGAACGGGGAGAGGAGGGTGGTCCCGCTTGTGGGCCCTGCCATGGAACTTGTGAGGCGTATCGTTGAACGTGGTTTCCAAGAATCAGATTCTTTTATCTTCCACCATTTCGGCCAACCAGATAAATCGATCTGCATCCGTACCGCCTGGGTGAACGCTGTTAAGAGGGCAGAAGTCGAAGATTTTACATTTCATGACCTGAGACATTCAGCCGCATCCTACCTAGTGTCCCGTGCGGTTAGTCATTTAGTCTAA
- a CDS encoding bifunctional riboflavin kinase/FAD synthetase, whose product MKIVRGTKNIVKPVSYPVVAIGNFDGVHMGHQIIFRKTAEIAQKNTGTSIVFTFEPHPLKIIAPERVPPLLTTFRQKMELIEGCGIDQVICADFTRQFADQQPRDFAKDVLVGLIGVREIVVGFDYAFGRGREGTIPYLKKMGEEFDFKVHVVDPIKLNDHLVSSSHVRELIEEGNVKAARGFLGRNYSIRGPVVHGHHTGQAIGFPTANLDTTKMQIPGTGVYAVHIHFEGNSFQGAVNIGFNPTFNRDRLSVEVHIFDFDQNIYGKEVEVTFVDRIRSEMAFQSAEELVAQIKQDIQTAKAILEEEL is encoded by the coding sequence TGAAAATTGTTCGCGGAACGAAAAATATCGTCAAGCCTGTTTCTTACCCGGTGGTGGCGATTGGCAATTTTGACGGAGTCCATATGGGGCACCAGATCATTTTCCGTAAAACCGCCGAAATAGCGCAAAAAAATACAGGAACTTCGATTGTCTTCACCTTCGAGCCACATCCTTTGAAAATCATCGCTCCAGAACGAGTCCCGCCGCTTCTGACCACCTTTCGCCAGAAAATGGAATTGATCGAAGGCTGTGGGATCGATCAGGTGATCTGCGCCGATTTCACCCGCCAGTTCGCCGACCAGCAACCCAGAGATTTCGCCAAGGATGTCCTCGTGGGCCTCATCGGCGTCCGGGAAATTGTCGTCGGATTCGACTATGCGTTTGGTCGCGGACGCGAGGGAACGATTCCCTATCTCAAAAAGATGGGAGAGGAGTTTGACTTCAAAGTTCACGTGGTGGACCCTATCAAGTTGAACGATCATCTGGTGAGCAGTTCCCATGTTCGCGAATTGATCGAAGAAGGCAATGTGAAAGCGGCCAGGGGGTTTTTGGGCAGGAATTACTCCATTCGCGGTCCGGTGGTGCACGGGCATCACACAGGGCAAGCCATCGGCTTTCCCACCGCCAATCTGGACACCACCAAAATGCAGATTCCCGGAACCGGGGTGTACGCAGTTCATATTCATTTTGAGGGCAACAGCTTTCAGGGGGCGGTGAATATCGGCTTCAACCCGACCTTTAACCGCGACCGGCTGAGCGTCGAGGTGCATATATTTGATTTCGATCAAAATATTTACGGAAAAGAGGTCGAGGTGACGTTTGTGGACCGCATTCGCAGTGAAATGGCTTTTCAGTCTGCGGAGGAACTGGTCGCGCAAATCAAACAGGACATCCAGACCGCCAAAGCCATTTTGGAGGAAGAGCTATGA
- a CDS encoding cysteine desulfurase family protein codes for MDICAEMIYLDNAATTPMDPEVIQAIEESMRLDFANSGAVYRLGLDAKKRIESASEEIAEALGVPATHRLVFTSGGTESNNLFIKGLCFPDKKAAYMGLEHPSVVETLKYFENFSNEPLCLLEAQKEGRLDLPRAIPLLKTNRARLLCLSHVNNELGTVHDPVNLIAAVRSGSPQTRIFLDGVQAVGKLVLSPDIWPGLSGYSISGHKINGPKGIGLLVYDSRVDLKPQMHGGKQQFGVRSGTLPVPLILGLAKAIQLAVERVQETQLHLKKLRCHLIDGLQALSERVPHLNIRFNSLAGDDVSRQSPSIVNFSFLPVEGEVLLHHLEEKNIYVGLGSACSAHSKEPSKILTGIGRTKAEARCSLRISFGRQNTIEEVDRFLGEFGDAYEHLYPTFRMKRTAEK; via the coding sequence ATGGATATTTGCGCTGAAATGATTTATCTGGACAACGCCGCCACAACCCCAATGGACCCAGAGGTGATCCAAGCCATCGAAGAATCGATGCGGCTGGATTTTGCCAATTCGGGCGCTGTGTATCGGCTTGGCCTGGACGCTAAAAAACGCATCGAAAGTGCGTCGGAGGAAATTGCCGAGGCGCTTGGGGTGCCTGCAACGCATCGTCTGGTATTCACCAGCGGAGGCACGGAATCGAATAACCTCTTTATCAAGGGGCTTTGCTTCCCCGATAAAAAGGCCGCCTATATGGGATTGGAACATCCCAGCGTTGTGGAGACGTTGAAGTATTTTGAAAATTTTAGTAACGAGCCTCTTTGTTTATTGGAAGCGCAAAAAGAGGGAAGGCTGGATTTGCCCAGGGCAATCCCGCTGCTTAAAACTAACCGCGCTCGGCTTCTTTGTTTGTCGCATGTCAATAATGAACTGGGAACGGTTCATGATCCGGTTAATCTTATTGCGGCCGTGAGAAGCGGCTCACCTCAAACCCGGATTTTTCTGGATGGAGTTCAAGCCGTTGGCAAGCTTGTCCTGTCACCGGATATTTGGCCCGGCCTTTCTGGTTATTCCATCTCGGGTCACAAAATTAACGGACCTAAAGGAATCGGTTTGCTGGTTTACGATTCCCGGGTAGATTTGAAACCCCAGATGCATGGGGGCAAGCAACAGTTTGGTGTGCGCTCGGGAACCTTACCAGTGCCTTTAATTCTGGGGCTGGCGAAAGCCATCCAACTCGCTGTAGAACGCGTCCAGGAAACTCAGTTGCACCTTAAAAAACTACGATGCCATCTGATTGATGGATTGCAGGCATTGTCCGAACGGGTGCCGCATTTAAACATTCGGTTTAATTCCCTGGCTGGTGACGATGTGAGTCGGCAGTCACCGTCAATAGTCAATTTCAGTTTTCTGCCCGTTGAGGGAGAGGTGCTACTGCATCATCTGGAAGAAAAAAATATTTATGTGGGGTTGGGAAGCGCGTGCAGTGCCCACTCCAAAGAGCCTTCAAAAATCCTCACCGGCATTGGCCGGACGAAAGCAGAGGCCCGCTGTAGCCTGAGAATATCCTTTGGTCGCCAGAATACCATTGAAGAGGTCGATCGGTTTCTCGGTGAGTTTGGCGATGCTTATGAACACCTTTATCCAACTTTTAGAATGAAGAGAACGGCGGAAAAATGA
- the tmk gene encoding dTMP kinase — MKLSRGYLIVFEGIDGTGKSTHCRLLADYLVARGLSVLKLFEPTKGPWGLKIRKLLTEGRGEVSREEELAWFINDRKEDVEKNIQPALHQNKVIILDRYYYSTAAYQGALGLDPERICRENEAFAPKPDLVFLFSASPEQCLQRIEASRSQKSSFEKLDYLQKVQEIFDSFSDPIIRRIDTAPPPDEVHAKLRTEVDDLLLLKGKE; from the coding sequence TTGAAACTCAGCCGAGGGTATTTGATTGTTTTTGAGGGCATCGACGGCACCGGGAAAAGCACTCATTGCCGTTTGCTGGCAGACTATTTGGTGGCCAGGGGATTGTCCGTTTTAAAACTATTCGAACCCACCAAGGGCCCTTGGGGGCTGAAGATCCGCAAACTCCTGACGGAGGGTAGGGGCGAGGTAAGCCGTGAGGAGGAGTTGGCCTGGTTTATCAATGATCGTAAAGAGGATGTGGAAAAAAATATCCAGCCCGCCCTGCATCAAAATAAAGTCATTATTCTGGATCGCTATTACTATTCGACGGCGGCTTATCAAGGGGCATTAGGGTTGGACCCTGAGCGGATTTGCCGGGAAAATGAAGCCTTTGCCCCCAAGCCCGATCTGGTGTTTTTGTTCAGCGCCTCCCCGGAGCAATGTTTGCAAAGGATCGAGGCGTCACGATCGCAGAAATCTTCATTTGAAAAACTGGACTATCTGCAAAAGGTCCAGGAAATCTTTGATTCTTTTTCTGATCCCATCATCCGCCGCATCGATACAGCACCGCCTCCAGACGAGGTGCATGCCAAATTACGCACCGAGGTGGATGATTTGCTACTTTTGAAAGGTAAAGAATGA
- a CDS encoding cache domain-containing protein, whose amino-acid sequence MEKSKFFTAITHFCKNLRQSRSCVYIISSLLVLGVIGWLGFRAVELEIKQGIQNSLESTLAANLQSLEIWIEDKKLDTQVLAAQPEIRKNMLSLIKLSDSKNVSAESLKQSRELKWLREHLGAACKKYDYVGFVLFNNTGLQVGALLEEPVGKRQLVGLSDFFYRSMQGDTVLSHPFISEVPLPDDNGNWRSNSSTIFSSTPIRNDDGEIAGVLGLRIRPENNFSRILETGRIGETGETYLFNRDGLLISSSRFEHQLRQVGLIPNQPDRHAILNIEIRDPGVNLTEGLSPALPSHQQPFTLMAASAIKGESGFNVEGYNDYRGIPVVGAWKWVPKYHFAIATEVDAAEAFKPLRSLTLWFGLLFGLLVSRAVNGLS is encoded by the coding sequence GTGGAAAAATCTAAATTCTTCACTGCTATCACTCATTTTTGTAAAAACCTGAGACAAAGTCGAAGCTGTGTTTACATTATCAGTTCCTTGTTGGTTTTGGGGGTTATCGGGTGGTTAGGTTTTCGCGCCGTAGAATTGGAAATTAAACAAGGTATTCAAAATTCACTCGAAAGCACACTGGCAGCCAATCTTCAATCCCTCGAAATCTGGATAGAAGATAAAAAACTGGACACACAGGTTTTAGCCGCCCAACCCGAAATTCGGAAAAACATGCTCTCCCTCATTAAACTTTCCGATTCAAAAAATGTGTCAGCTGAAAGTTTGAAGCAATCCAGGGAGCTAAAATGGCTCCGCGAGCATTTGGGCGCCGCCTGTAAAAAATATGACTACGTCGGATTTGTTCTTTTCAACAATACCGGGCTTCAGGTGGGAGCCTTACTGGAGGAACCCGTCGGGAAGCGACAGTTGGTGGGGCTGTCGGATTTCTTTTACCGATCCATGCAGGGAGACACCGTCCTGTCTCATCCCTTTATCAGCGAGGTCCCTCTTCCTGATGATAACGGAAACTGGCGGTCCAATTCCTCGACGATATTTTCCTCAACTCCCATCCGCAATGATGATGGCGAGATCGCAGGTGTCCTGGGGCTTCGGATTCGACCCGAGAACAATTTTTCCCGGATATTGGAAACAGGCCGAATTGGGGAAACAGGAGAAACCTATCTCTTTAACCGAGACGGACTCCTGATATCTTCCAGCAGATTCGAACATCAGCTGAGACAGGTTGGTCTCATTCCAAACCAACCCGACAGGCATGCCATTCTTAATATAGAGATCCGTGATCCGGGAGTCAACCTGACCGAGGGACTATCTCCCGCCCTGCCCAGCCATCAGCAACCGTTCACCTTGATGGCCGCCAGCGCCATCAAAGGGGAGAGCGGATTCAATGTCGAAGGGTACAACGATTATCGAGGAATTCCGGTGGTTGGCGCCTGGAAATGGGTGCCGAAATATCACTTTGCCATCGCCACGGAAGTGGATGCCGCAGAAGCTTTCAAACCTTTGCGGTCGCTGACTCTGTGGTTTGGATTGTTATTTGGTCTTCTAGTGTCCCGTGCGGTTAATGGGCTTAGTTAA
- a CDS encoding UbiX family flavin prenyltransferase — protein sequence MKRFVLGITGASGACYAKRLFDCLQPKAELHVIVSGRGAELLNLELGLKVSYFEKENVTVNKNSRINTSIASGSFPSDAMVIVPASMGTIGRIASGVSETLIERVADVTLKEKRKLILVPRETPFSTIHLKNLLALDQAGALILPASPGFYQGQKSMEDLIDFIVARIMDQIGMPQDLVRPYDS from the coding sequence ATGAAACGGTTTGTGCTGGGAATAACAGGAGCGAGCGGGGCATGCTACGCCAAACGTTTGTTCGATTGTCTGCAACCGAAGGCGGAATTGCATGTCATCGTTTCCGGGCGGGGAGCGGAGCTATTGAACCTGGAGCTGGGTTTGAAAGTTTCTTATTTTGAAAAGGAGAATGTCACCGTTAACAAAAATTCCCGCATCAATACCTCGATCGCCAGTGGTTCGTTCCCGAGCGATGCGATGGTGATTGTTCCCGCCAGCATGGGCACGATTGGCAGAATCGCCTCCGGTGTTTCAGAAACCCTGATCGAGCGGGTGGCGGATGTGACCCTGAAGGAAAAAAGAAAATTGATACTGGTTCCAAGAGAAACTCCTTTCAGCACTATCCATTTGAAAAATCTTCTGGCTTTGGATCAGGCAGGGGCATTGATTTTGCCGGCGTCTCCAGGGTTTTACCAGGGCCAAAAATCCATGGAAGATCTGATCGACTTCATCGTTGCCAGGATCATGGATCAAATAGGCATGCCCCAGGATCTGGTGCGGCCCTACGATTCATAA
- a CDS encoding lysylphosphatidylglycerol synthase transmembrane domain-containing protein, producing MKTARNLIIGLALTAAALYYTLRNVAFKDLADSFKTVDYIYLIPAVAILLLSFMFRALRWQLLVAPMKKVPVAGLLGPLMVGYMANIVPARAGEFIRAYLLGKKHDIPFSGAFASIVVERLFDIVAILLLFAWVFGFNTDLLGSHAAISGVSLQTLAVRFGELSAVLVAALIGFIYMMVAHKQKLMTFIHWFTRHLPAKWHDKVEYLVEEFSLGCRVTKDVSALFRITLYTVLVWASIVASYYPFYFAYDLANKSLESVLVVTVLVCILIVVLPTPAFLGSFNAAILIGLHDIMHEPELTAVSFGMVVWAVNFGVILIAGFYFVLHDHLSVKTLVKVEEGEEIVEGSGPPR from the coding sequence ATGAAAACTGCCAGGAACCTCATCATCGGACTGGCCCTGACAGCGGCGGCGCTGTACTACACTCTGCGCAATGTTGCATTCAAGGACCTGGCCGATTCCTTCAAAACGGTAGACTATATTTACCTCATTCCGGCGGTTGCCATCCTGCTGTTGAGTTTCATGTTTCGCGCGCTGAGATGGCAGCTATTGGTCGCGCCGATGAAAAAAGTGCCGGTTGCCGGGTTGCTCGGTCCTTTGATGGTCGGCTATATGGCCAATATCGTTCCCGCCCGGGCGGGTGAATTCATCCGCGCTTACCTTCTCGGAAAAAAACACGACATCCCTTTCTCTGGAGCTTTTGCCTCCATCGTCGTCGAGCGGTTGTTCGACATCGTTGCCATCCTGCTGTTATTTGCCTGGGTTTTTGGCTTCAATACAGATTTATTGGGTTCCCATGCGGCCATATCCGGGGTTTCCCTGCAAACACTGGCCGTCCGCTTTGGTGAGTTGAGCGCGGTTCTGGTGGCGGCTCTGATCGGCTTTATTTATATGATGGTTGCCCACAAGCAAAAATTAATGACCTTCATCCACTGGTTCACCCGCCACCTTCCTGCAAAATGGCATGACAAGGTCGAGTATCTGGTCGAAGAGTTCAGCCTCGGGTGCAGGGTCACCAAGGATGTTTCCGCCTTGTTCAGGATCACCCTTTACACGGTTCTGGTGTGGGCTTCGATTGTTGCGAGCTATTATCCGTTTTACTTTGCTTATGATCTGGCCAACAAATCCCTGGAATCGGTGCTGGTGGTCACGGTGCTGGTGTGTATATTGATCGTGGTTCTGCCGACACCGGCTTTTTTGGGTTCTTTCAATGCGGCGATACTGATCGGACTGCACGACATCATGCATGAGCCGGAGTTGACGGCAGTGAGTTTCGGCATGGTGGTCTGGGCGGTGAATTTCGGAGTTATTCTGATTGCCGGGTTTTATTTTGTCCTGCACGATCATTTGTCGGTAAAAACTCTGGTCAAGGTGGAGGAAGGGGAAGAAATCGTCGAGGGATCGGGGCCGCCGCGTTAA
- the thiI gene encoding tRNA 4-thiouridine(8) synthase ThiI: MNEARTLLIRYDEIGLKGRNRKFFENCLLDNIKKALQGLEGLRFRVPRGRIVIDTTAELAEECSKCLAFVPGIASFSIGYPVNPDFEEMAALGIQRLETRMEAGKGFKFCVRTQRNNKLFPKTSPEINFEVGSRIMAALSDKGLTVSLNEAEVVIEIEMGQKETVLFDHRIPGIRGLPVGCSGEVLSLLSGGIDSPVASFYMMRRGCRVHFIFFDNQPFLGRGGHDKVLKLGKILNRYQSRGRIYVVPFQDIQVAIRGHCSPENRVVLYRRMMYRIGEAMAEKIKCLGLVTGESLGQVASQTLENLAAVSSVVTTSVFRPLIGLDKQYIIAEAKKIATYPISIEQHPDCCSVFMPSRPATRSKKKKLERDESSFPWKDLMQEAMDKTEVVKLDSQVAE, encoded by the coding sequence ATGAATGAAGCCAGAACCCTGCTGATCCGCTACGATGAGATTGGCCTGAAAGGGCGAAATAGAAAATTTTTTGAAAACTGTCTCCTTGACAATATCAAGAAGGCTTTGCAGGGCCTGGAGGGGCTTCGTTTCCGGGTTCCCCGCGGTCGCATCGTGATCGATACGACTGCCGAACTTGCAGAAGAATGTTCTAAATGCCTTGCTTTTGTTCCTGGCATTGCTTCTTTCAGCATTGGCTATCCGGTGAATCCCGATTTTGAAGAGATGGCGGCTTTGGGGATTCAACGGCTCGAGACCCGTATGGAAGCCGGTAAAGGGTTTAAATTTTGTGTGCGGACGCAACGGAACAATAAATTGTTTCCTAAAACCTCTCCAGAAATTAATTTTGAGGTGGGGTCTCGTATCATGGCGGCCCTTTCTGATAAAGGCTTGACTGTCAGTCTAAATGAAGCGGAAGTGGTGATAGAAATTGAAATGGGGCAGAAGGAAACGGTTCTGTTCGACCATCGCATTCCTGGAATCAGGGGACTGCCCGTCGGCTGTTCCGGCGAGGTGTTGAGCTTGCTTTCAGGGGGCATCGACAGTCCGGTAGCCTCATTTTATATGATGCGCCGAGGATGCCGAGTGCATTTTATATTTTTCGACAATCAACCATTTTTGGGCAGGGGAGGGCACGACAAAGTTCTCAAGCTGGGAAAAATTCTCAACCGCTATCAGTCACGGGGGAGAATTTATGTGGTTCCCTTTCAGGATATTCAGGTGGCCATTCGCGGTCATTGTTCTCCGGAGAACCGGGTGGTCCTGTATCGCAGGATGATGTACCGCATCGGTGAGGCAATGGCTGAAAAAATTAAATGTCTTGGACTTGTGACCGGAGAGTCATTGGGGCAGGTGGCTTCCCAGACGTTGGAAAACCTGGCCGCCGTTTCCTCTGTCGTGACCACCAGTGTTTTCAGGCCGCTGATTGGCTTGGACAAGCAGTACATCATTGCTGAGGCGAAAAAAATTGCAACTTATCCGATAAGCATCGAGCAGCATCCGGATTGTTGCTCGGTTTTCATGCCTTCGCGGCCCGCTACCCGAAGCAAGAAAAAAAAACTGGAGAGAGATGAATCTTCTTTCCCCTGGAAGGACCTGATGCAGGAGGCGATGGATAAAACCGAAGTGGTTAAGCTGGACAGTCAGGTTGCGGAGTGA